From a region of the Mytilus galloprovincialis chromosome 3, xbMytGall1.hap1.1, whole genome shotgun sequence genome:
- the LOC143066808 gene encoding crooked neck-like protein 1, giving the protein MVTSVLTYNERTEVPIERTEINESKEMKKISKNAENGYIFEVKTNPYNYDAWFDYLRLLEADGNTEQIRETYERAIANVPPSKEKRHWRRYIYLWINYAFYEELENDDPDKVREVFKACLDVIPHKTFTFAKIWLLFAQFEIRQKSLQGARRVMGTAVGKCPKNKLYRGYIELELQLREFERCRILYEKFLEFGPENCKSWIKYAELETILGDIDRAEAIYELAINQQQLDMPEVLWKSYIDFQIEQEEFDKVWISFGQFEKTTGEDSCIDKARTVYKEANNAMKSAGEKEERLMLLESWQEFELS; this is encoded by the exons ATGGTCACTTCTGTTCTCACATATAATGAGAGGACAGAGGTTCCAATTGAGAGAACTGAAATTAATGAatcaaaagaaatgaaaaaaatttcaaaaaatgctGAAAATGGATACATCTTT GAAGTGAAAACTAATCCCTATAATTATGATGCCTGGTTTGATTATCTGAGGTTGTTAGAGGCAGATGGAAATACAGAACAAATTAGAGAAACATATGAAAGAGCAATAGCAAATGTACCTCCATCTAAa GAGAAACGCCATTGGAGAAGATACATATATTTATGGATCAATTATGCTTTTTATGAAGAATTAGAAAATGATGATCCTGATAAAGTCAGAGAAGTGTTTAAAGCCTGTTTAGATGTGATACCTcataaaacatttacatttgCTAAAATCTGGCTTTTATTCGCTCAGTTTGAAATTCGTCAGAAAAGTTTACAAGGAGCCAGGAGAGTCATG GGCACAGCTGTAGGTAAATGTCCAAAAAACAAATTGTACAGAGGCTACATAGAACTAGAATTACAGCTGAGAGAGTTTGAAAGATGTAGGATATTGTATGAAAAATTTCTTGAATTTGGACCAGAAAATTGTAAAAGTTGGATCAAG TACGCAGAGTTGGAGACGATTTTGGGTGACATAGACAGAGCAGAAGCTATTTATGAACTAGCTATAAATCAACAGCAGTTAGATATGCCTGAAGTCTTGTGGAAATCTTACATTGATTTTCAGATAGAGCAGGAGGAATTTGATAAA GTTTGGATAAGTTTTGGTCAGTTTGAGAAAACAACAGGAGAAGACAGTTGTATTGACAAAGCCAGAACGGTATACAAAGAGGCAAATAACGCTATGAAAAGTGCAGGAGAAAAAGAAGAGAGACTTATGTTATTAGAATCCTGGCAGGAATTTGAG CTTTCATAA